DNA from Cottoperca gobio chromosome 4, fCotGob3.1, whole genome shotgun sequence:
ctgactttaaccgatagatttcataaaacttaacaaactggggtttgtttatgaaacggatagcaaagggagtaaaccagttgaaaggccacaggggcccattgttgatctcatgctttgaaaatatggctctgatagtttaaaacatttacaagaatggtgtgatgaatgtggtttcccggcaggagggtcgttaagtacggcacagatagggaaactatagggcatgatttccaatgttattttatactattttaattctgctattttatactattttaattctgctatttttataatggtacttcacactcatgtatatcaacactgtgattattgtactgtaaatgctctatGTCTAATGTACTAATGTGCTATGTACTAATTTTTaggtttttgctgtgaagcactttgggcttcaattcttgtatgaaaggtgctatacaaataaagcttattattattacttacgGTGATATTCCGACTTAtgacatttccctttttttatatGGATAATAAAGTCATCTATTTCTTATATGATAAATATGAACATATGATTTATGGGTAAATAAAAAGAGAGGTACATGGTACAAGGTCATGTCAGtaatataagtaaatatatGGCAGCAGTTTATTCTCAGTTGCTAACCTAATCTCCCAATATActacttttagtttgaaagaaTAGACAATGAATGTCACAATGGcacaacattaaatatgtttatttacacatatatttGAATGTACAGACCAGTAGCCTACATAAAtacttaaaaagtaaaaagtggtTTCATCTATTTTTATTGCAAATGTAGTGCAATTGCCAATAGAAATCATCTAAGGCACACAATTCTAATAAATGAACAAGGAAAAAATTAAAAGATTCACATTGCTTAACTATGGCTGGATTAACCTTCTATGTCGTCTAAGGGTGGAAAGGAAGAAGATGCTGCAGGCTCTACTAATGAAACAGGACTTCACTTTAGGCCCTTAATATGTCCGTTGATGTTGTGTTTTGGTGATGTATATTCCAGATGACACACAATAAACCTGGTCCTTTTAAGAGCAATGGAGTTCTGGGGCTAGTTGGTGTGGTGGCAATTCACAAATGAATCGCCTTCCGGCAAGCAATGACCTAATAAAGGAGTTAGagctttggtgttatttaatgaaCGGTCAAAAGTgttttaacataattaaatcagtttcagctgaaaggacagataacCTGCAACGTGTGCTACACGTATCTGACCATGAGtaacaagaaacacaagtcatttataTAGTAGAGTTGCTTGGGGAGGATCAGTATGAGGATTGGAAAAaagctttggacaaaagcgtcagctaaatgaactgtaatataatgtaatcaaGTAATATACATTTCTGTGTACCAGATGGGAACAAAAGTCACAGAGACATCACACATGTTAATTACACCTGTTAGCATCTATCTTCTAATTGCCTGACAATAGTCAAAGTGATGCCTTACTGTCTGTCAAACGCTAGCAGACACAGGGACATCAGACATGTGTATTACAACTGTGAGAAAATACAGGGTTAGTGACTGTAAGGCCAAACAACCCTATAAAGATAAAATTTAAGAAGACTATATGATAAATTTCCACGACAATTGGTAATCCAGCCCTGTACTTGATCATGTTAAAAGGAGTACTTTTGCTTTTGCCTAGCCATATTGCAGTTTCAACATGTTCTAACCGATAAATCTCTATCCAGGCCTTAAAGAATGGTGTTAAATTATGTAATATAGTTCATATGACTAAACCAAACGTCCACAGTAAATCCCTTTATGACTAACAATTGTACATCAGAGACAGTGTGTACACCAGCAAGATGGCAACAGATTTGACTATTTAGCAACATATTGCTTCAGGACAAGAATCATGTTGGCTCAGCAATGAGAATAGTGAACACTATGAAGAAAAATTGTAACATGTAGTAAGGCTTTGTCCCACCGTGACGCAAACTTGTTCTTCACAGTTAAGACCGTAGGATTGTCTGCTGTGATAtgcctgcagctgcaggtgtgtCATGATATCAGCTGTCCCCTCCATCCACGTGAGGGCCAGCAGACAAGGACATTGTTTTCAGAGGGATGCCTTCCTCTTTACTTCCAGTGTCACCTAACAAAAAATCCCCAATGAAAACATTGTTACTTACTGTGAAATTAATATGATACAATTTGGCTGCAGGGAGACCAGGTGTGTCATGGCTAACTACCAGAttccacattttctttcaacctGCCTTATCTGCTTCTTTCAGTCAGTGATTTCCTAAATATtaacttaaaaaagaaagaaagtacatTACCACTTGAAGATGGCAGACAATGAAAATAAGGGCAAAACATTtccgagaaaaaaaaaaaaaaagcaagacagTTTTaccaaaattaaaaatatttggtGGCCACACCTCTTCTGGTATTCAGGCTAAACCGGTCTCTTCTGCTTCTTGTGACCATTTCTTTGTCTATGAGTTGGCTCTGTGATAGACTGGCAACCTTCAGCCATGCCTTTTGCCCATATAGTGCAATCTGGTTTGGGCTCTAGTCCCCTGTCAACCCTGAACAAGACTAAGTTGGTATTTGGAATaaatgaaggaaagaaaagagttgAAAGAATCCTGTGGGAATGAAAATGCCTGTACATGTCAGTCAAACTGAACTTTGGGGACGATACGGCTACCTCTTTGCCTGCCGGTTGAAGAGTTGTTGGCCTGGTCTCCTCTATGAGCCCTGAGAAAACATTGGAATGGCCAGAAAAGCGGGTTCCCTCTATCCCTGGTATTATCTGAAAGGCAATAATGAGCGTTTAACAAATTGGCAGCTTATCTAAGGGCCTGATTGTTTCATGAATGCTCCTTTTGTTCCAGGGCCTTTACAGCCATGACTGGGAAGAaaaatgtgtgcaaaaaaaTTTGTGGTCTTGTGAATGTAGTGGATTGACCTAAATAGGGAAGTGCTCTAACACAAATCACTACAGTGTTCCCTAAggaatttacattgttacagtgCTCATTACTGAGTTAACTATGGTCTTATTATAAGTAAGCTAAAACGTATCTACCATATCACTATAATATCCATCATTACTTTAGTTACTTCTATGgttctttaaattaaatgagtaATTTCCAAAATATATTACTACTTTCCTGTCTGTAATAATTATGTAGATGAGTTTGTGTGATACCTGTACAGTAGGCTTACCCTTTAATGcgttttattttaagtgtttttaaatagtaCCAGTAATATTGTATGAATCATCAAATCTGCACGGTGCGCTGGCTAAACACAGCACGGTTCAAACTTCATGTTGACAAATCTGTTCTGCTGACGTGTGCTTGAGCAAAAAACCCATGTgtttgggaaaaaaaaacagatttacatTATACTATACACTTGTAAAAAGCAAAATATGTTTGCTGTGATTGATATGTGTAAAACAATTTAaactatgtaaatgtatgttattacACCTGCTGTTTGAGATGAGTATATAACTTTGCAGGCGTTTTTCTTGATGCTGAGCATTTTGTCCTCTGTACTCGGGATGAAACAGCCGACCCATATCGTTTCTGGTGACTGTTTGTGAAACACAGAGCGGATCAGACACTCCAGGAGTTGCGCACACTGATGCGTCTCGGCGCTCTCCTCTCTGGTGCGTATTAATCCAATCAGAGCTGGTCTGGCGATTATGGCACGTTTCGTGCGTGCCTTTACGTCCTTCAACGTCTCTTTTAAGCACATTTCGTTGGAACGTTTGCTGAGAAATGTCTGTCTGAAGATGAATATGATGATAGGAGAGTCTATAGTTCGCTTTAGGCTGTAAATGTTTGCTCTCCTCCATGCTGTTTTCTGAGCGTTGCCATTGCACGTTGGCCGATTTTCTTTCTCCCCGTCCTCTCCCACCGGACAGGCTCTCATATCCAAATCCTTGGGCCTCGCTAATAGAGGTATTTCATTGCTTTTCGTCTCAGTCTTGCCGCAAATGGGGTTTGCACTTGCCGTTTCGCCGTGGCTGCCTGACGGAGAGGTTTGGAGCTGTCCGTTGTTGCTCGTCGGGCTGCTGTTGTGAAACATGTCACGGATGAACTCCTGCAGTAATCCAGGGTCATCCACGTCCACCTCTTTACTTATACAGGCATCACTCACCAAATGAATCCTCTCTTTACCTCCGACCAACGCTATAGTCTTCTGAAACTCCCTTTCCTCCACAGGCAGCGTGTCCTCCATGAAGGCTGCCATCCTTCCGCAACTACGTCTGCGCGGATTCCgtttattctttctttcaatGAGCAGTCAAGCCACTCACTGCCACCTCCCTGGAAAACGTCCTCACGGTCATCAAGAGCACCAGCAGGGAGAGTGTACGAAGACTCAGCGTCGTTCTCTATTGGCTGGTCAGTTTGGTGGGCGGGGCCAACTGTAATGACCGCATGCAACGTAGCCTTGTTTCACGATAATGAAgttaaacacaacacagtgaaTTAAACAATACCAGAGTGttctttagttgtttttatgcctttataactgtcttttttttttacaatcagAGTTCAggaacttttttttaaatgtgcatatgacaatacatgcgtttacattacattaatacattacaggtcattttacAGACACTATTATCCAGAGGGACTtccagtgaactaactacagggacagtccccctgggaGAACTTGTGGTTAAGTTCCTTGCTCAGGgtcacaatggtggcagccctgaactcacaaccatctggtgttgctTTGGGtagctgtaccactagaccactaggctgTCACCAACGCTTGACTTGATTTGATGATATAACAAGAATAACATGGGCTTCAAGAAGAAAgactaattattttaaaacaaattcctCATAGGCTAAATCCAAGTGATTGTGTGAACAGTGGGATGGACCGTGGATGATGAAATCAACTGTGCGAAGGTCACTCTCTTTATTTCCACTATTCTCATTGAAAAGAGTCCTGCCTTCCCTCCAATGTTGTAGCTTGCTGGCTTctcaaagaaaagaagaaacaaagagacGACAGTCATAAGCACAAACTTCAACACAAGTGTTCACTTGACTAACCTGCTTTTTCGACATAATTATTAAAATGGTTTTCAGCGACGCTTGACTTCTTGAGATCAAAAATGCCTCTCACCCTTAAACCCCACACTACTGTTGAGTTCTTGAGACTCTAATCCTTTAATCCACCAATGCCtgttctttaattaaaatgtgctcTTAGTCTGAAATGCCACTTCATGTGAAGTTCATGAATTTGGAAATGTAATAACTTCTAAATGTAATAACTCTAAATACTGAGTCTGGTTTGGCTCATTGTTTACTGATGAATACATGTTAATCCCAAAACTGTGATCAAAGCCAACATAGGGGTTTCGCCCTCTGACCTTTAGACTGTCTGAACTTTGATCAGATGGCCATAGTGTTTGTTGTGCACTTGCTTAATCCTGCCATTACAGTCCAACTGACTGCGGGAGTAACTGCTTCTCTGTCGTattgtaaattaaaagctgTATTTTTTTACCAGATGGAAAAGTCGTAGCAGCTCTCACTGAAATCATaatgcattttacatttttaacattcatTACACATCTCTATGTCTTAAAAGTTATGTTGGTGTGATTAATAACCTACTGACCTCTTTGTTCATGGAATGGAGGAGCTGAGTGTCACTTGGACCAGTGAGAGAGACACGGAGACCTAAACGAACTGCAAATAAAGGGAAGTTTTCATATGAATTGCATTATAGtgataatataaaaacaagtcatgtgccaaaaaagaaactgacacaaacaaactgttttgaCTGCTTATATTCAGAGCCGGGCTAAATAATTGATCTGGATTATATTGGATTGAATGATGAGGGATGTGGGCAGCAATCTCTAactgaatgtattttttgttttgttaaaaaaaaaaaatcactcaactcacaaccttttcttttctcttgtgTTGACACAGTGTAAACACAGTATCAAGATGGCTCTGTTAATGTTCAGGctttcacacccacacaggcaATATATTCTTATAGGAAACAGTTAACACTTCCAGTAGCGTTGGCataaaaataatcagatttaaaAAGTAGCACACGGGGTGAAAGATATTCTtttgctgccatcttgtggttGAAAATGTTATCAGGGAGAGATATCTGTCCCTACATACAAAGGCTTGAATAACAATGCTTTTGATTAAGTGAGTTTCAACATGTGCAGCTGACAAGTTATTTACTCACTGCTCGAGCTGATAGGACTCAGATACTGCCTTTCTCAATTGactaaaaatgtttaattaactaAAGGATGTAGATAAATACTAGTGTAGAATTTCCCCCTTTAAATGCTAAATAGTGCAGATTATTTTTGCTCAATACTAATCTCACACTAGAGCAGAGTGaatcaaacaacaaaagaaacatatttgCAAATAGTACTTGATCCTATCTTCAGTTCACAGATAACATTTCCTTATTTCATCATGCTGTTTTGAGTTGAGTGAGAAGGTGTGGTAAAATCTCACAACCTGTGACCTGTGGATACATTACCACAAAGACAGGACATTTAATTATGATATTTAATTACCTACGGCTGCTCTCCCTGACCCAGATTCCCCCCTAAGAACCTGAGACATTTATTTGGTGGAGTTTAAACTAATAGAGTACCACTGCAGTATCTCTAATCCTATAATTGTATTGATATTCGTTAATTGTTAAACTGCCATGTTTGAAACATTAGAGATTTGAAATTTGAAGCTTCACACTGACAAGAAGAATATAGCAATAAAGGTGCTTGATGTCAAATCTATTTTTAGGTGACGGTAAGCAGTTTTATTAAAGAACAAAGCCTGTCTtacaatacatatacacatttggATATCATGATGTGATTTCAGTCACTGCAGACCAAGTATTGTAATGCCATAAAATGAACTTTTCCTACTTTTCTACATCCTAACTCGTGTGCTTCCTCTCTATTTTGTGATTTCCATTTTCAAGAACAACTTTCTTAGAGAGATGTTAAATTGTTCCACATCAGCTAAAGCAGAGTTTCGCCATATATAGCTAAATAGTTGGCAGTAATTGGGAGTCTTAATAACGTTTCAGAAATAGTTCAGTGAATTTCTTCCCctgaaatatacatatatagattaCAAATGGCTGTTCAGCATTTTTTAATGGattttctctttcacactttAATATCATCGCGGCACTTTTAGAAACTCTGATagtgaaaaacaatacaaattacATTCATACAAGTTCTATTGGCGTTATAATATCACATAAAGTCAGTGTGGCACAAAAGACTCTCAAACGACAAAACAAAATTTAGAATTTAGAATAAATTTTTTACTTAAGCGTAAATTTCTTACCAATGAATGTGGTTTCAAGTAGCAGTAAGAAGAGCCAGAAAGCAGAAATACTTATGGTTCAACTTTTTAACGGCAGAGCCTCAAAAAACAAGCTGTCGTCTTTGTCATAGTGAACACAAAAGGCAAATGCAGCACCGGAGAAGGTGTTTCTGGGAGGAAACATTAAAATGCCCTagtttaaaacaacacacaatagAGCAGACCTGGAATAATGAGTATAACATTACAGCCAGGTGTTGTCTCTTCACAAAGGCTGACATGGGGGAGTGGTGCACCCATGTgggaaaaaaaacccaacatcTTAAACAATTTATCTAGGATActtaataataagaaaacttCTCATTAAACTTAAGACAagcactgtttttttttttaatcttaattctaaaatctgaaagaaagaaaaaaaacagattttttcacattttaacattCATCAAATATGTGGAAGAATAATATAACAGGCATACACAGTAGAGCAACAACACAAGCTCAGATTCATGTCATTGATATGAAGAATAATAGTGACTTCATGTAGTACATGTATACAATCCACACAGACTTTAAAATAAGACTTTTTATCGCTTTGAGTCCCAAAATAAAGAAGCTGCTGGAATTGGAAGTGAGGTTGTATAATGATACCACAGTTGTGTTCACTGGGACTgttgatgtgaatgtgaatgtgagaaTCCAAGTGCCTTTGTAAACTGAGGCAAGATTATTAAGCAGACAACAGCGTCACGACACTTATGAACTGGGAATTCCCTGAAAATGAGAACAGCACACAGTGTTTGCTGAGCCGTGTGTCTGGGTTAGAATTGTTCTTTTTTCATGACACGCTGACGTGACTATTATCTAAGCTTGCACAAGTATTATAAACCTTATACAACTATTTAAGTAAATGCTGGACAGAATACGACATTTTCTGTCGATTTGGATAAGGAAAACTTCCCCATACCAATCAGATTATATCACATGCCTTGATATAGAGTTGCTTATTATTTGATTGATGCTTGCTAacaacattattgttattatttttgtgtgtgtttcacacaatggaaaaatatttatttgtatttttatactgtAGGTCTGGCTCTTTacaattaaatctttttttttatttacatggcAGTTTGGCGTGATGATCAACAAACGTCTGCAGCACCTTGTAAAATGAAGACAACGTCAGTACTCATCTCCATCAGGACTTTACACATAACTAATGTCTCTTCTTCACttgctttcaaaaataaagGAATGCAGTCATTGCCAGCAGGCATTATGAGATGAAATGCATTCATATACTGGatatattgtttaaaatgaTGACTACACCTCACTTGAATACTGCACCGAATGTATTGACGTGATTGCAGGTACATGCAATTATTGAGTTATTCCACAAGAGGGCACTTCAGTGCAAGAATAGTAACAGAGAGAGTCTATTCCTGGAAACTATGATAACCT
Protein-coding regions in this window:
- the LOC115007628 gene encoding uncharacterized protein LOC115007628, yielding MAAFMEDTLPVEEREFQKTIALVGGKERIHLVSDACISKEVDVDDPGLLQEFIRDMFHNSSPTSNNGQLQTSPSGSHGETASANPICGKTETKSNEIPLLARPKDLDMRACPVGEDGEKENRPTCNGNAQKTAWRRANIYSLKRTIDSPIIIFIFRQTFLSKRSNEMCLKETLKDVKARTKRAIIARPALIGLIRTREESAETHQCAQLLECLIRSVFHKQSPETIWVGCFIPSTEDKMLSIKKNACKVIYSSQTADNTRDRGNPLFWPFQCFLRAHRGDQANNSSTGRQRGDTGSKEEGIPLKTMSLSAGPHVDGGDS